One Brachyspira suanatina DNA segment encodes these proteins:
- the mgtA gene encoding magnesium-translocating P-type ATPase has product MKKILENKNKLIFSALNNTDKVLEVFNSSLEGISEKEADKRLKEYGLNKIPHKNKKTIFKRITEGFINPFTLILFALAVISIFTDILIPFFKNEEISFLTVIIISTMITVSGLIRFIQEYKSDNASEKLLNMIKSSSIVLRENIKKEINSENLTVGDIVFINAGNIIPADIRIIESNNFTVSQSVLTGESEPLEKNNSVCNEELESVTDYSNIVFMGSNVISGDAKGIVINIGKDAFLGDIANELSNINEIDTSFTKGINSVSWLLIRFMSIMTPVVFFINGFTKGNWIEALLFAISIAVGLTPEMLPMIVSACLAKGAVSMSKQKTIIKNLNSIQSFGAMNILCTDKTGTLTMDKISLKHYFDINGNENKNVLDLAYLNSYFQNGYRNVLDNAIIEYIEHNKKNVNNKELENYTKINEIPFDFIRRRLSILLKENNNIKMITKGAFEEMISICSYVYDDEKISKITELQKQELNKKINSLNDKGMRVIALAVKDIEINNENQLNDLEEVKKLENEMVLVGYLVFLDPPKESSYEAIKKLNEYGVDVKILTGDNEKTTINVCNKLGININGILLGNEIDKLNDDELKIKAKKANIFAKLYPHQKSRIVSILKDDDNTVGFMGDGINDVLAMKMADISISVDSAFDIAKEAADIILLEKDLTVLEKGIIEGRKTYANMIKYIKITASSNFGNMFSVLMASILLPFIPMQSVHLIILNLIYDLSCTSIPWDNVDKEFLKLPRKWDASSIGNFMCWMGPVSSIFDWSTYLIMYFIFCPLFVSNGILYNKLGNYYNGADLANIKTMYTSMFQSGWFIESICTQVLVIYMIRTAKIPFIESRPSKQVFLLTFSSIIILSIVPFTNLGHHLGFVSLPKTYFIFLVPCIFAYILLVTLLKKVYIRKFGELL; this is encoded by the coding sequence ATGAAAAAAATACTAGAAAACAAAAACAAATTAATTTTTTCAGCATTAAATAATACTGATAAAGTACTAGAAGTATTTAATTCATCATTAGAAGGCATATCAGAAAAAGAAGCAGATAAAAGATTAAAAGAATACGGATTAAATAAAATACCCCATAAAAATAAAAAAACTATTTTTAAAAGAATAACCGAAGGTTTCATAAATCCATTCACTTTAATATTATTTGCATTAGCTGTTATTTCTATTTTTACAGATATATTAATACCTTTTTTCAAGAATGAAGAAATTTCTTTTTTGACAGTAATAATCATTTCTACAATGATAACAGTATCAGGATTAATAAGATTCATTCAGGAATATAAATCAGATAATGCATCAGAAAAACTTCTTAACATGATAAAATCTTCAAGCATAGTTTTGAGAGAAAATATCAAAAAAGAAATAAACAGTGAAAATCTAACAGTAGGCGATATAGTTTTTATTAATGCCGGTAATATAATACCTGCTGATATAAGAATAATAGAATCAAATAACTTTACAGTTTCTCAATCAGTATTAACAGGAGAAAGCGAGCCTTTAGAAAAAAATAATTCTGTATGTAATGAGGAATTAGAATCAGTAACAGATTATTCAAATATTGTCTTTATGGGTTCTAATGTAATAAGCGGAGATGCTAAAGGTATAGTAATCAATATTGGAAAAGATGCATTTTTAGGAGATATCGCAAATGAACTTTCAAATATAAATGAAATAGATACAAGCTTCACTAAAGGAATAAATTCTGTATCTTGGCTATTGATAAGATTTATGTCTATAATGACTCCTGTTGTATTTTTTATTAATGGATTTACAAAAGGAAATTGGATAGAAGCATTATTATTTGCTATATCAATTGCAGTAGGTTTGACACCAGAAATGCTCCCTATGATTGTAAGTGCATGCTTGGCAAAAGGTGCAGTGTCTATGTCAAAACAAAAAACTATAATAAAAAATCTTAATTCTATACAAAGTTTCGGTGCTATGAATATATTATGTACTGATAAAACAGGCACTTTAACTATGGATAAAATTTCATTGAAACATTATTTTGATATCAATGGAAATGAAAATAAAAATGTTTTAGATTTAGCTTATTTAAATAGCTATTTTCAAAATGGTTATAGAAATGTTTTGGACAATGCTATTATTGAATATATAGAACATAATAAAAAAAATGTTAATAATAAAGAATTAGAAAATTACACAAAAATAAATGAAATTCCATTTGATTTTATAAGAAGAAGATTAAGCATATTATTAAAAGAAAATAATAATATAAAAATGATAACTAAAGGAGCCTTTGAAGAAATGATTTCAATTTGCTCTTATGTTTATGATGATGAAAAAATATCAAAAATAACAGAATTACAAAAACAAGAATTAAATAAAAAAATTAACTCTTTAAATGATAAAGGAATGAGAGTAATAGCATTAGCTGTAAAAGATATAGAAATAAATAATGAAAATCAATTAAATGATTTAGAAGAAGTTAAAAAATTAGAAAATGAAATGGTATTAGTAGGATATTTAGTATTCTTGGATCCTCCAAAAGAGTCATCTTACGAAGCTATAAAAAAATTAAATGAATATGGTGTTGATGTAAAAATACTTACTGGAGATAATGAAAAAACAACTATTAATGTATGCAATAAATTAGGAATAAATATAAACGGTATTTTGCTTGGAAATGAAATTGATAAATTAAATGATGATGAATTAAAAATAAAAGCGAAAAAAGCTAATATATTCGCTAAACTTTACCCTCATCAGAAATCAAGAATAGTATCCATATTAAAAGATGATGATAATACAGTCGGCTTTATGGGTGATGGTATTAATGATGTGCTTGCTATGAAAATGGCTGATATATCCATTTCAGTTGACAGTGCTTTTGATATAGCTAAAGAAGCTGCTGATATAATACTATTAGAAAAGGATTTAACTGTATTAGAAAAAGGCATAATAGAAGGAAGAAAAACTTATGCCAATATGATAAAGTATATAAAAATAACTGCTTCATCAAATTTTGGAAATATGTTTTCTGTATTAATGGCTTCTATACTTTTGCCATTCATACCAATGCAAAGTGTGCATTTGATCATACTAAATTTAATATATGATTTAAGCTGCACTTCAATACCTTGGGATAATGTTGATAAAGAATTTTTAAAACTTCCAAGAAAATGGGACGCTTCAAGTATAGGAAACTTTATGTGCTGGATGGGACCTGTAAGTTCTATATTTGATTGGAGCACTTATTTAATAATGTATTTTATTTTCTGTCCATTATTCGTTTCTAATGGAATATTATATAATAAATTAGGCAATTATTATAATGGTGCCGATTTAGCTAATATAAAAACAATGTATACTTCTATGTTCCAATCAGGCTGGTTTATAGAATCTATATGCACACAAGTTTTGGTTATATACATGATAAGAACTGCTAAAATTCCTTTTATAGAAAGCAGACCTTCAAAACAAGTATTTTTATTAACTTTTTCAAGCATTATAATTTTGTCTATAGTGCCTTTTACAAATTTAGGACATCATTTAGGTTTTGTATCATTGCCTAAAACTTATTTTATATTTTTAGTTCCTTGTATATTTGCTTATATATTATTAGTTACATTATTAAAGAAAGTATATATTAGAAAATTCGGTGAATTATTATAA